The genomic DNA GAGTCAGAACCAGCCATTAGTTTGACGTTAGCACATTTACCTGGGGTGGATATTCGGACTTTTCATGTTATGGGCGATCAGTTGCCAGATTTGGATAGTTCCCCGGATGCTTGGATTGATTTTTTGGGTGTACCTCCATCACCTGCACCTCAGTTTCTGTTATTTTCTAGTGCTTTTTCGGCTGGTACTAATGATTTGTTACAAGGGCTGGATTTTGCTTATCCTGGTTCGGTGGTTGTAGGAGGACAAGCTAGTGGTGGATTTGCCAGCGATCGCATGGCTCTATTTTGTAATGATCAGTTATATCGTCAAGGTACGGTGGGTGTGGCTTTGAGTGGTGATATTGTCCTGGAAACTATTGTCGCTCAAGGATGCCGTCCTATTGGTGAACCTTTACAGGTAACTAAGGCCGAACGGAATATTGTTTTGGAATTGGATGATCAAGTACCTCTCAAGGTGCTACGAGATTTGATTGATAGTCTCAGTGATCAGGAAAAAATGCTGGCACAGCATTCTTTATTTGTGGGTTTGGCAATGGATGAGTTTAAGCTGTCTTTAAAACAGGGTGATTTTCTGATTCGTAATTTATTAGGGGTAGATCCGGCGGCTGGGGCGATCGCAATTGGCGATCGCATACGTGCTGGACAAAGATTACAATTTCATCTCCGTGATTCCCAAGCCTCAGCAGAGGATTTAGAATTTCTCTTAAAAGAGTATCAATACCAAAGTAATGGTGAATCTTCCCCGCTGGCGGCCTTGATGTTTAGTTGCGTGGGACGTGGTACGGGGCTTTACGGTCAACCCAATTTTGATTCCCATTTATTTAGTCGTTATTTCCATGACATCCCCATGGGTGGTTGTTTTTGTGGTGGTGAAATAGGCCCAGTCAGCGGTAAAACTTTCCTCCATGGTTACACTTCTGTCTT from Okeanomitos corallinicola TIOX110 includes the following:
- a CDS encoding FIST N-terminal domain-containing protein, whose amino-acid sequence is MADQMQWANALSTHHSLEAAVTDVVQKAVSSLKAPADLGLVFISSAFTSEYSRLLPLLAEKLSIPVLIGCSAAGVVGTNSDSQTQEIESEPAISLTLAHLPGVDIRTFHVMGDQLPDLDSSPDAWIDFLGVPPSPAPQFLLFSSAFSAGTNDLLQGLDFAYPGSVVVGGQASGGFASDRMALFCNDQLYRQGTVGVALSGDIVLETIVAQGCRPIGEPLQVTKAERNIVLELDDQVPLKVLRDLIDSLSDQEKMLAQHSLFVGLAMDEFKLSLKQGDFLIRNLLGVDPAAGAIAIGDRIRAGQRLQFHLRDSQASAEDLEFLLKEYQYQSNGESSPLAALMFSCVGRGTGLYGQPNFDSHLFSRYFHDIPMGGCFCGGEIGPVSGKTFLHGYTSVFTICRSK